In Dehalococcoidia bacterium, the genomic stretch GCACTGTGACCCTCAAGCAGGGCACGACCACGACCGCCAGCACGGCGTTGGCGTTCAGCGAGTATTGGAAGTGTGAGACCATCAGCGGGGACACGGCAGCCAATGACGCCCTGACCCGCGTCGAGGCCTCCACGCTGACGACTGCTGGGGCTTCCTCGGCTACATCGCTCTACATATTCGAGGTCCGGGCCGACATGCTCGACACGGATACGTTCAAGAGCGAGAACCAGTACATCCGGCTGAACTGCACGGCGGTCACTAACTGCACGCATATCGCGTGCATTTACGAGCTGTACGAGCCTCGGTACGTTCGCGGCGCCGAGAATATGCCGAGCGTAAATTCATAAATTCATACGAGATAGAGAGAATTGATGACAACTAAAATATACGCTTTAAGAGAACGTCATTTTGTTCGGTATATTGGAAAGACCATCAATTCTCTCGAATCTCGGTTAAACGATCACCTTGCTGATGCTCGTAAGGGAATCAATACTCATAAAGCTAATTGGATTCGTCAGATGCTTGATCGAGGCGAACTTCCTTCTATCACGCTCATAGCAAAAGTGGATGGTGATGGCAATAAGGAAGAAATTGCTTGGATTAAGTATTTCAGGGATCATGGGATTGAACTTACAAACAATACAGAAGGTGGTGAAGGAGGAAATCCTTCAAGAGAGTCTCGGAAGAAAAACAGCGTAGCTTCAATAAAGTGTTGGGAAGACCCGATGATGAGAAAGAGAGTGCGTGAAAGTGTTAAAAGATATTGGGAAAATCCCGAAGCTAAAAAGAAGCATAGTGAGTTAATAAAAAAGAGGTACTTAGAAAATCCAGGATTGAAAAAGAAACACAGTGAAGATATGAAAAAGCATTTCACAAATCCTGAGTACAGAGAAAGAATAAGTGCTTCTATGAAGAGAGTCTGTTCAAATTCTGAGTTTCTCAAGAAGAGGACGTTAGCTATATTTAATGGAAAACAAGCAAAACGAAAACTACCTTGACGGGAGGGCCGGGATCAAACCTGGCCCTCCCTGATGGGACTTGGAGGAATAAAGAAATGAAGAAGATAATGGAAATTATGGCATTCGCGTTGATCGCGTTGCCTTTGATTGGGGCTAACGTGGAGGTCAAATACTCCGGTCCCTCTGGTCAAGGTGATGTGATCTACAAAGCGACTGCGACAGGTATTACCAACATGACGATGGGCACGGGAGGCCTTTACAATGTCACCCTTGATCCGCGTTATCCGATTACAGGTGTCAGTTTGCTACCTGGCAACCTCACGTTGGCAAATACCTATATGGTTGTA encodes the following:
- a CDS encoding GIY-YIG nuclease family protein; this encodes MTTKIYALRERHFVRYIGKTINSLESRLNDHLADARKGINTHKANWIRQMLDRGELPSITLIAKVDGDGNKEEIAWIKYFRDHGIELTNNTEGGEGGNPSRESRKKNSVASIKCWEDPMMRKRVRESVKRYWENPEAKKKHSELIKKRYLENPGLKKKHSEDMKKHFTNPEYRERISASMKRVCSNSEFLKKRTLAIFNGKQAKRKLP